Proteins co-encoded in one Saccharomyces mikatae IFO 1815 strain IFO1815 genome assembly, chromosome: 14 genomic window:
- the SAM50 gene encoding SAM complex subunit SAM50 (similar to Saccharomyces cerevisiae SAM50 (YNL026W); ancestral locus Anc_2.304): protein MARAARLERIKVTQLSMTLSSEVANEDSLDVLTPIFNDSTASKPIRVAGVVTTGTDSIDPSVLQSYLDETIMKSITLEQLVKSADVLNKRLCQHHIALNAKQSFHFQDYKNISDQNGMHSVLPLMEVVSQLDVLPPKTFTAKTGTNFGNDNDAEAYLQFEKLIDKKYLKLPTRVNLELLRGTKIHSSFLFNSYSSLSPQTILNLKVFSQFYNWNTNKGLDIGQRGARLSLRYEPLFLHEILHNPHSSECPTLFHEWFLETCWRSTKICSPGTGAPYMYSDTILSQAGDQLRTLLGHTFVLDKRNHNMCPTKGTLLKWSNELSPGKHLKTQFELNSVKSWLNDDFITFSTTFKTGYLKNISSQQSLPVHICDKFQSGGPNDIRSFQTFGLGPRDLYDAIGGDAFVSYGVSMFSRLPWKKVEKSNFRLHWFFNGGKLINHDNTSLSNCIGQLSREHSTSTGIGLVLRHPLARFELNFSLPITAHENDLMRKGFQFGLGLAFL, encoded by the coding sequence ATGGCAAGAGCTGCAAGATTAGAGAGGATAAAAGTGACTCAATTAAGCATGACTTTATCTTCTGAAGTGGCTAATGAAGATTCCTTGGATGTCCTTACGCCAATTTTTAATGATAGTACTGCTTCAAAGCCAATTAGGGTTGCCGGTGTCGTAACGACGGGGACAGATAGTATCGATCCCAGCGTACTACAAAGCTACTTGGATGAGACCATAATGAAGTCTATTACTTTAGAACAGTTGGTGAAAAGTGCGGATGTGTTGAATAAGAGATTGTGTCAGCACCACATTGCTCTGAACGCCAAACAGTCGTTTCATTTCCAGGATTATAAGAATATTTCCGACCAGAATGGTATGCACAGTGTGTTACCTCTCATGGAAGTTGTCTCGCAACTAGATGTGCTACCTCCTAAAACATTCACAGCAAAAACGGGGACAAATTTTGGTAACGATAATGATGCAGAAGCTTACTTACAATTCGAAAAACTAATTGACAAAAAGTACTTAAAGTTGCCCACAAGAGTCAATTTAGAACTATTGAGAGGTACGAAAATACActcttcatttcttttcaactcatattcttctctttctccTCAGACAATTTTAAACTTGAAAGTTTTCAGTCAGTTCTACAATTGGAATACAAATAAAGGTTTGGATATCGGACAAAGAGGAGCAAGACTGTCTTTGAGATATGAACCATTATTTTTACACGAAATATTACATAATCCACATTCTAGTGAGTGCCCCACGTTGTTTCATGAGTGGTTCTTAGAGACTTGTTGGAGATCAACTAAAATATGCTCACCAGGTACTGGGGCGCCATATATGTATTCAGATACAATTTTATCACAGGCTGGCGACCAGTTAAGGACACTGTTGGGTCACACATTTGTTCTGgacaaaagaaatcataATATGTGTCCTACGAAAGGTACATTGTTAAAATGGAGTAATGAACTTTCACCAGGAAAACACCTGAAGACCCAATTTGAATTGAATAGTGTAAAAAGTTGGTTAAATGACGACTTCATTACCTTCTCTACTACTTTCAAAACTGGATatctaaaaaatatatcttcACAACAATCTTTGCCTGTACATATATGTgataaatttcaaagtgGTGGACCAAATGATATTAGAAGTTTCCAAACATTCGGACTAGGCCCTAGAGATTTATATGATGCGATAGGTGGTGATGCTTTTGTTTCCTATGGTGTTAGCATGTTTTCTCGTTTGCCTTGGAAAAAAGTCGAAAAATCGAACTTTAGGTTACATTGGTTTTTCAATGGAGGTAAGTTAATTAATCATGACAACACGTCGCTAAGCAATTGCATAGGACAACTTTCCAGGGAACACTCTACCTCTACAGGTATCGGCCTTGTACTAAGGCACCCACTGGCAAGATTCGAGCTAAACTTCAGTTTGCCAATTACAGCTCACGAAAATGATTTAATGAGAAAAGGATTCCAGTTCGGCCTTGGATTGGCTTTTTTGTAA
- the SMKI14G3000 gene encoding uncharacterized protein, with protein sequence MFCSKESRTVVLLLALVISLTVLCHSHDVTTVLTTSTITEFAVVTAAPQPQNKAETVLNTATNIIQTMQFIFNCAPFKWKGPLKITSCALNFMVLLLTAWGYLLKYLQDNKLNTDADMEQVVGLGFGEMVGKIVGKGVGKAFTKMDISQKLVYPFEGSNNQKCLVMTVGESSIVPYHDLSTEICFNCHTLDSLSHRDHDSVSALDTHSVSSLGLANIPSEMSVVSELYTHFGDYTVEVLSGIMKLASALNGDSWQRERNGFVVLSRDRPNETLLSVHMYTSGLL encoded by the coding sequence atgttttGCTCAAAAGAATCAAGAACGGTTGTCCTTCTCCTTGCGCTGGTAATATCGCTAACCGTGCTTTGTCACTCACATGATGTAACAACTGTATTGACCACGTCAACAATTACCGAGTTTGCCGTTGTGACTGCTGCACCGCAACCACAAAACAAAGCCGAAACCGTTTTGAACACTGCAACCAACATAATACAGACTATGCAGTTTATTTTCAACTGTGCACCCTTCAAGTGGAAGGGCCCTTTGAAAATAACCTCTTGCGCACTCAACTTTATGGTCCTACTGCTCACTGCATGGGGCTACCTCCTGAAGTATTTGCAGGATAATAAGCTGAATACTGACGCCGATATGGAACAAGTCGTAGGACTCGGATTTGGTGAGATGGTGGGCAAAATCGTTGGGAAGGGCGTCGGGAAAGCCTTTACCAAAATGGACATCTCCCAGAAGCTAGTGTATCCATTCGAGGGAAGCAATAACCAGAAATGCCTAGTAATGACCGTTGGAGAGAGTTCGATAGTACCGTACCACGACTTGTCCACAGAGATATGTTTCAACTGCCACACCCTCGATTCATTGTCTCACCGCGACCACGACAGTGTTTCTGCCTTAGACACGCATTCTGTAAGCTCCCTGGGACTGGCCAACATCCCATCAGAAATGTCGGTCGTAAGCGAACTATACACTCATTTTGGAGACTATACAGTAGAAGTTCTAAGCGGCATCATGAAGTTGGCATCAGCCCTTAATGGAGATAGCTGGCAGAGGGAAAGAAATGGGTTCGTAGTTCTTTCTAGAGACCGGCCTAACGAGACGTTACTAAGCGTTCACATGTACACTTCAGGCTTGTTATAA
- the EFM6 gene encoding putative protein-lysine N-methyltransferase (similar to Saccharomyces cerevisiae YNL024C; ancestral locus Anc_2.289) gives MDSIFGGFGDLVVPRPKEHLGQTDLSFSGKLLPALKICEDGGESGCGGKVWIAGELLCEYILEKSVDHLLSKTVDGKKRFKKVLELGSGTGLVGLCVGLLEKNVYHDGTKVYVTDIDKLVPLLKRNIELDKVQYEVLARELCWGEPLSADFSPQEGDLQTNNVDLVLAADCVYLEKAFPLLEKTLLDLTDCVSPPVILMAYKKRRKADKHFFNKIKRNFDVLEISNFSKFDYYLKQRTHLFQLIRK, from the coding sequence ATGGATAGTATATTTGGCGGATTTGGAGATCTTGTTGTTCCTAGACCAAAAGAGCACCTCGGTCAAACAGACCTATCCTTCAGTGGAAAATTATTGCCTGCGTTAAAAATTTGTGAAGACGGTGGTGAGAGTGGTTGCGGCGGTAAGGTCTGGATTGCTGGTGAACTATTATGCGAGTACATACTCGAGAAATCAGTCGATCACCTTTTGAGTAAAACAGTCGACGGCAAAAAACGGTTTAAAAAAGTCTTGGAACTGGGTAGTGGTACAGGCTTAGTAGGATTGTGCGTGGGGTTGCTAGAAAAAAACGTGTACCATGATGGTACTAAGGTATACGTTACGGATATAGACAAACTAGTGCCcttgttgaaaagaaatatagaATTGGACAAAGTCCAGTATGAGGTTCTTGCTAGAGAACTTTGTTGGGGTGAACCGCTATCAGCAGATTTTTCACCTCAAGAAGGTGATTTGCAAACTAACAACGTTGATCTAGTTTTGGCCGCTGATTGTGTGTATCTCGAAAAAGCTTTCCCATTGCTAGAGAAAACATTACTTGATCTCACCGACTGCGTATCCCCACCTGTAATCTTGATGGCttacaagaaaagaagaaaagctgataagcattttttcaacaagattaaaagaaattttgacgttcttgaaatttcaaatttcagTAAATTTGACTATTATCTTAAGCAAAGAACCCACTTGTTCCAGCTTATCAGAAAGTGA
- the SIW14 gene encoding putative tyrosine protein phosphatase SIW14 (similar to Saccharomyces cerevisiae SIW14 (YNL032W); ancestral locus Anc_2.296;~similar to Saccharomyces cerevisiae YNL034W), protein MGLYQVKNEQGSDPKSSSKIDDLIENEAEIIRLIKEDGKLLIDNGDGRDIHNIIQEDKLLSVEFNEVLKRFHDGETPEAPHEVVDEDKDDKYDSKEHHEKTIQAMSTLNHINNKEVIPPENFSHVVGEIYRSSFPRLENFSFLHERLKLKSILVLIPEEYPQENLSFLKLAGIKLYQVGMSGNKEPFVNIPSDLLTKALEIVLNPANQPILIHCNRGKHRTGCLIGCIRKLQNWSLTMIFDEYRRFAFPKARALDQQFIEMYDDDEIKRIASENNWLPLIW, encoded by the coding sequence ATGGGTTTATACCAAGTAAAGAATGAACAGGGAAGTGATCCGAAAAGTAGCAGCAAGATCGATGATCTCATAGAAAACGAAGCAGAAATTATACGACTAATCAAAGAAGATGGCAAGTTACTGATAGACAATGGCGATGGAAGAGATATCCATAACATAATTCAAGAAGACAAGCTTTTAAGTGTAGAGTTTAACGAAGTGCTGAAACGATTTCACGATGGAGAAACTCCAGAGGCTCCTCACGAGGTGGTAGACGAAgataaagatgataaatatGACTCAAAAGAACACCACGAAAAGACCATACAAGCAATGAGCACATTAAATCACATCAACAATAAAGAAGTAATTCCTCCTGAAAACTTCAGTCATGTTGTGGGCGAAATATATCGTAGCAGTTTCCCACGACTAGagaacttttcttttttgcatGAAAGACTGAAGTTGAAATCAATATTGGTACTAATCCCCGAAGAATATCCGCAGGAAAATCTAAGTTTTTTGAAGTTAGCGGGTATAAAATTATATCAAGTCGGGATGAGCGGTAATAAGGAGCCGTTTGTTAACATACCGTCTGACCTACTAACGAAGGCGCTAGAAATCGTTTTGAATCCAGCAAACCAACCGATACTGATACATTGCAATAGAGGCAAACATAGAACGGGGTGTCTGATTGGATGTATAAGGAAACTACAGAATTGGTCGCTAACAATGATTTTTGATGAGTACAGGCGGTTTGCATTCCCGAAGGCCAGGGCGCTCGATCAGCAGTTCATCGAAAtgtatgatgatgacgagATTAAAAGAATTGCCAGCGAAAACAATTGGTTGCCTCTAATATGGTAG
- the HHF2 gene encoding histone H4 (similar to Saccharomyces cerevisiae HHF2 (YNL030W); ancestral locus Anc_2.299), translating into MSGRGKGGKGLGKGGAKRHRKILRDNIQGITKPAIRRLARRGGVKRISGLIYEEVRAVLKSFLESVIRDSVTYTEHAKRKTVTSLDVVYALKRQGRTLYGFGG; encoded by the coding sequence ATGTCCGGTAGAGGTAAAGGTGGTAAAGGTCTAGGTAAAGGTGGTGCTAAGCGTCACAGAAAGATTCTAAGAGATAACATTCAAGGTATCACTAAGCCAGCTATCAGAAGATTGGCAAGAAGAGGTGGTGTCAAGCGTATCTCTGGTTTGATTTATGAAGAAGTCAGAGCCGTTTTAAAATCTTTCTTGGAATCGGTGATCAGAGACTCTGTTACTTACACTGAACACGCCAAGAGAAAGACGGTTACTTCTCTAGATGTTGTTTACGCTTTGAAAAGACAAGGTAGAACCTTATATGGTTTCGGCGGTTAA
- the KTR5 gene encoding putative mannosyltransferase (similar to Saccharomyces cerevisiae KTR7 (YIL085C) and KTR5 (YNL029C); ancestral locus Anc_2.300) translates to MCVLTAFMITLWVILASEPVSVSTTLDNSLPLSKMDLATERDRPFYSNCVDTREYLLNPSYTKQNASFVMLARNEEIEDVIKTIYSIEEHFNQWFHYPYVFLNDQPFEEDFKAKILNATSGADVEFGTIDEIVWNFPIDVKDTFDFYNAIEDQGDRSILYGNLESYHKMCRFYSGLFYKHPLIQKFEWYWRLEPDVEFFCDITYDPFWEMFQNNKKYGFTIIIPELYWTVPNLFRHTKSFVRKKAIKMGSLWKLFTKDYNFFESDDAELRDWINCGSKAEAKVSEKVAIEHLLKKGDNSRKINDDKEGISNLINKARSKKHIIEDKFFNEEYNLCHFWSNFEIARLSVFDNDIYNDFFQYLEKSGGFWKERWGDAPVHSIGLSLTLDLDDIHYFRDIGYRHSAIQHCPWNAIGNEEFPYVASGSKFKRKNVVYDEGSDFGCGCRCKCPKKKHEIEDSTSLCVSIWVKLMNQQRNHERHVGVLNGDEMERNIREDYSKTYGN, encoded by the coding sequence ATGTGCGTCCTAACTGCCTTTATGATAACCTTGTGGGTGATCCTTGCCTCTGAACCTGTATCCGTGAGTACTACACTGGACAATTCTCTCCCACTTTCAAAGATGGATCTTGCTACGGAGAGGGACAGACCTTTCTATTCGAATTGTGTAGATACCCGAGAGTATTTGTTGAATCCATCGTATACTAAACAGAATGCCTCGTTTGTGATGCTAGCAAGGAATGAGGAGATAGAAGATGTTATCAAGACAATATACAGTATAGAAGAACATTTCAATCAGTGGTTCCATTATCCATATGTGTTTTTGAATGATCAGCCGTTCGAAGAGGATTTTAAAGCAAAGATACTTAATGCCACATCCGGCGCTGATGTAGAATTTGGCACTATCGATGAGATAGTTTGGAATTTTCCTATTGATGTGAAGGAtacttttgatttttacAATGCCATTGAGGATCAAGGTGATAGAAGCATACTTTACGGAAACTTGGAATCATATCACAAGATGTGTAGGTTTTATTCGGGATTATTCTACAAGCACCCTTTGATACAAAAGTTTGAATGGTATTGGAGATTGGAGCCTGATGTGGAGTTTTTTTGTGATATTACGTACGACCCGTTCTGGGAGATgtttcaaaataataaaaaatatggaTTCACCATCATTATTCCTGAACTGTACTGGACAGTCCCCAATCTATTTAGACACACTAAGAGCTTTGttagaaaaaaagccaTCAAGATGGGGTCATTATGGAAACTATTTACGAAGGATTATAACTTTTTTGAATCTGATGATGCAGAGTTGCGGGATTGGATCAACTGTGGTTCTAAGGCTGAGGCTAAGGTTTCTGAAAAGGTTGCTATCGAACatctattgaaaaaggGTGATAATTCGCGGAAGATAAACGACGACAAGGAGGGAATATCTAACCTGATTAATAAGGCCCGCTCCAAGAAACATATTATAGAggacaaatttttcaatgaagaGTATAATTTATGCCATTTCTGGagtaattttgaaattgctCGGTTAAGCGTctttgataatgatatatataatgatttcttccaatacttggaaaaaagtggCGGGTTTTGGAAGGAGAGATGGGGGGATGCTCCCGTCCACTCTATAGGACTGTCTTTAACTCTAGATCTGGACGATATCCATTACTTTAGAGACATAGGATATAGGCACTCTGCAATACAGCATTGCCCGTGGAATGCAATAGGGAATGAGGAATTCCCTTATGTGGCCAGTGGCTCCAAATTCAAACGCAAAAACGTAGTGTACGATGAGGGGAGCGATTTCGGATGTGGTTGCAGATGCAAGTGTCCCAAGAAGAAACATGAAATTGAGGATTCCACAAGTTTATGTGTAAGTATATGGGTAAAGCTGATGAACCAACAGAGGAACCACGAACGTCATGTCGGAGTTCTCAATGGCGATgaaatggaaagaaatattaGGGAAGACTACTCAAAAACATATGGAAACTAG
- the SSN8 gene encoding cyclin-dependent protein serine/threonine kinase regulator SSN8 (similar to Saccharomyces cerevisiae SSN8 (YNL025C); ancestral locus Anc_2.294), whose protein sequence is MSGSFWTSTQRHHWQYTKASLAKERQKLWMLECQLFPQGLNIVMDSKQNGIEQSVTKNIPITHRDLHYDKDYNLRIYCYFLIMKLGRRLNIRQYALATAHIYLSRFLIKASVREINLYMLVTTCVYLACKVEECPQYIRTLVSEARTLWPEFIPPDPTKVTEFEFYLLEELESYLIVHHPYQSLKQIVQVLKQPPFQITLSSDDLQNCWSLINDSYINDVHLLYPPHIIAVACLFITISIHGKPTKGSSLASVASDAIRDPDQSSSLTQIAFNRFMAESLVDLEEVMDTIQEQITLYDHWEKYHEQWIKFLLHTLYLRPASSM, encoded by the coding sequence ATGTCAGGGAGTTTCTGGACATCTACACAAAGGCATCATTGGCAGTATACCAAGGCATCATTGGCTAAAGAGAGGCAGAAGCTATGGATGTTGGAGTGCCAGTTGTTCCCTCAAGGCTTAAATATCGTTATGGATTCTAAGCAAAACGGTATTGAACAGTCTGTCACCAAAAATATTCCAATAACCCACCGAGATCTACACTATGATAAGGATTATAATCTCAGAATTTATTGCTATTTCCTGATAATGAAACTTGGAAGAAGGTTGAACATACGGCAATATGCATTGGCTACAGCACATATTTATCTTTCACGATTTTTAATAAAGGCCTCTGTTAGAGAAATCAACTTGTATATGCTGGTTACTACCTGTGTGTACTTAGCGTGTAAAGTTGAAGAATGCCCACAGTATATCAGAACCTTGGTAAGTGAGGCCCGTACATTGTGGCCCGAATTTATTCCACCTGACCCTACCAAAGTTACTGAGTTTGAATTTTACTTACTTGAAGAGTTGGAAAGTTATCTAATTGTCCATCACCCTTATCAATCCTTGAAGCAAATTGTTCAGGTCTTAAAGCAGcctccttttcaaataacaCTATCATCTGATGATTTACAGAATTGCTGGTCATTGATCAACGACAGCTATATCAACGATGTTCATTTATTGTACCCTCCTCATATAATTGCTGTGGCATGTTTATTCATTACAATTTCTATACACGGAAAACCAACCAAAGGATCATCGTTGGCATCTGTCGCTTCCGACGCCATCAGAGATCCTGATCAATCCAGCTCTCTTACCCAAATAGCTTTTAACCGTTTTATGGCGGAATCTCTTGTAGATTTAGAGGAAGTCATGGATACGATTCAAGAACAGATTACATTATACGACCATTGGGAAAAATATCACGAACAGTGGATAAAGTTCCTGCTGCACACTTTGTATTTGAGGCCGGCTTCCTCAATGTAG
- the KSH1 gene encoding Ksh1p (similar to Saccharomyces cerevisiae KSH1 (YNL024C-A); ancestral locus Anc_2.291) — protein sequence MSALFNFRSLLQVILLLICSCSYVHGQWPSLLDRYKNHEVLGAFWKMARVGERASPYVSLACILMAISQFNS from the coding sequence ATGTCTGCATTGTTTAATTTCCGTTCTCTTCTGCAAGTGATACTGTTGCTGATCTGTTCATGTTCTTATGTTCATGGGCAATGGCCATCTCTCTTAGATCGTTACAAAAACCACGAGGTTTTAGGAGCCTTTTGGAAAATGGCACGTGTTGGTGAAAGGGCCAGTCCATACGTTAGTTTAGCATGTATTTTGATGGCCATCAGTCAATTTAACAGTTAA
- the CRZ1 gene encoding DNA-binding transcription factor CRZ1 (similar to Saccharomyces cerevisiae CRZ1 (YNL027W); ancestral locus Anc_2.303), with protein sequence MSFSNSNTASYMTSSNEEERSINGKNDIDNDGAYSNNIRNSSNSTPNTFQLSSLDLDVDMRMDSANSSENISKNFSSGIPESFESNLNTLLSPSSGSYSTDLNYQSLYKPDLPQQQLQQQQLLQQQQQQQQKQTPTLKVEQSDTFQWDDILTPAENQHRPSLTNQFLSPRSNYDVTNRNTGNDTNYSDTESNYHTPYLYPQDIVSSPAMSHLTANNDDFDDLLSVASMNSNYLLPVNSHGYKHISNLDELDDLLSLTYSDNNLLSASNNGDFSSSNNVITNTTKTQNSAIDVNNSKPGTNQKMLLTIPTSSTPSPSTHAAPVTPIISIQEFNEGHFPVKKEDDRTLQLKLRDNDNYGITNSNNLLRPDDNDYNNEALSDIDRSFEDIINGRKLKLKKSRRRSSQTSNNSFSSRRSSRSRSISPDEKAKSISANREKLLEMADLLPPREYGGINQEPHEHDINTSFNSTANSCNSNEENSNINLPTSQGDIESNVVDIKTELDNTSKDLGILLDIGNLNQFEPKVNFKDDDKHENNDNGLFSLKKNDNLEKVDNTTNNRKNPANFACDVCGKKFTRPYNLKSHLRTHTNERPFICSICGKAFARQHDRKRHEDLHTGKKRYVCGGKLKDGKPWGCGKKFARSDALGRHFKTESGRRCITPLYEEARQEKSGQEI encoded by the coding sequence ATGTCATTTAGCAACAGTAATACGGCTTCCTATATGACTAGTAGCAACGAAGAAGAACGGAGTATAAACGGTAAAAACGATATAGATAATGATGGTGCGTACAGTAATAATATCAGAAATAGTAGCAATTCAACGCCAAATACATTTCAATTATCAAGCTTGGATTTAGATGTGGACATGAGGATGGATTCCGCCAATTCATCGGagaatatatcaaagaatttCTCCTCTGGTATCCCAGAATCATTTGAGTCCAACTTAAACACTTTGTTGTCTCCGTCAAGCGGTTCTTATTCTACAGATCTAAACTACCAAAGTCTATACAAACCAGATCTTCCACAGCAACAAttacaacagcaacagctgctgcaacagcaacagcaacagcaacaaaaGCAAACACCAACCTTAAAGGTTGAACAGTCAGACACATTCCAATGGGATGATATTCTAACGCCTGCTGAAAATCAGCATCGGCCATCTCTCACAAACCAGTTCTTATCTCCTAGGTCTAATTACGATGTCACCAATAGGAATACAGGCAATGACACCAATTATAGTGATACAGAATCAAACTACCATACGCCTTATTTGTATCCACAGGACATAGTTTCCTCACCTGCGATGTCTCATTTGACTGCGAATAACGATGATTTCGACGATCTTTTGAGCGTTGCATCCATGAACTCAAACTATTTACTACCAGTAAACTCACATGGCTACAAACATATTTCGAATCTCGATGAATTGGATGACTTGCTATCCTTAACATATTCAGATAATAATCTTTTATCAGCATCAAACAATGGCGATTTTAGTAGCAGCAACAATGTTATTACGAATACCACTAAAACTCAAAATAGTGCTATTGACGTTAACAACAGTAAACCTGGCACTAACCAAAAGATGTTATTGACAATACCAACATCTTCTACCCCCTCTCCTTCTACACACGCTGCCCCAGTAACACCCATCATTTCTATACAAGAATTTAATGAGGGGCATTTCCCagtcaaaaaagaagatgatagAACGTTACAACTAAAGCTCCGGGATAACGACAACTATGGAATTACAAACAGTAACAACTTACTTCGTCCAGATGACAATGATTACAACAACGAAGCCCTAAGTGATATCGATCGTTCTTTTGAGGATATTATCAACGGTCGAAAATTGAAACTTAagaaatcaagaagaagatcttCTCAAActtctaataatagttTTAGTAGCAGGAGATCTTCCAGGTCGAGAAGCATATCACCTGATGAAAAGGCAAAATCTATAAGTGCGAATAGAGAAAAGTTACTAGAGATGGCTGATCTCTTACCGCCTAGGGAATATGGTGGCATTAATCAGGAGCCTCATGAACACGACATTAATACTAGCTTTAACAGCACCGCTAACAGCTGCAACagtaatgaagaaaatagcaATATCAATTTACCAACCAGTCAAGGAGATATTGAATCGAACGTTGTCGATATTAAAACTGAATTGGATAACACCAGCAAAGATCTTGGCATACTTTTAGACATAGGTAACTTAAACCAGTTTGAGCCGAAAGTTAACTTCAAAGATGATGACAAACACGAGAACAACGATAAtggtttattttctttgaagaaaaatgataatttAGAGAAGGTAGATAATACGACAAATAACAGGAAGAATCCTGCGAATTTTGCTTGTGATGTATGTGGTAAGAAATTTACAAGGCCTTACAACTTAAAGTCTCACTTAAGAACGCATACAAATGAAAGACCATTCATTTGTTCCATTTGTGGTAAGGCATTTGCACGCCAGCATGATAGAAAGAGACACGAAGATTTGCACACAGGTAAAAAAAGGTATGTGTGCGGTGGTAAACTGAAGGACGGTAAACCCTGGGGTTGTGGCAAGAAGTTTGCAAGAAGTGATGCTTTGGGTAGACATTTCAAAACTGAAAGCGGTAGGAGATGTATCACTCCCTTGTATGAGGAGGCTAGACAGGAGAAATCGGGACAAGAAATTTAA
- the HHT2 gene encoding histone H3 (similar to Saccharomyces cerevisiae HHT2 (YNL031C); ancestral locus Anc_2.298), translating into MARTKQTARKSTGGKAPRKQLASKAARKSAPSTGGVKKPHRYKPGTVALREIRRFQKSTELLIRKLPFQRLVREIAQDFKTDLRFQSSAIGALQESVEAYLVSLFEDTNLAAIHAKRVTIQKKDIKLARRLRGERS; encoded by the coding sequence ATGGCTAGAACTAAACAAACAGCAAGAAAATCCACCGGTGGTAAAGCACCAAGAAAGCAATTAGCCTCCAAGGCTGCTAGAAAATCCGCCCCATCTACTGGTGGTGTTAAGAAGCCTCACAGATATAAGCCAGGTACTGTTGCCTTAAGAGAAATCAGAAGATTCCAAAAATCTACTGAACTATTGATCAGAAAGTTGCCTTTCCAAAGATTAGTTAGGGAAATTGCCCAAGATTTCAAGACTGACTTAAGATTCCAATCTTCCGCTATTGGTGCCTTGCAAGAATCTGTAGAAGCCTACTTGGTCTCTTTGTTTGAAGACACTAACTTGGCTGCAATTCACGCTAAGCGTGTTACtattcaaaagaaggatATCAAATTGGCCAGAAGATTAAGAGGTGAAAGATCATGA